CTGACAGACCATCCCCTCGGGCCGACCCCGATGTCGGCCCCTCTCTCCTCAGCGTCGCGGGCTACCCTCGATTGGAGCGGGCATCCTCCCCCGCTCGATGAAAGAGGGCAGCCCGCGATCGCTTTTTTGACGAGCGACATCCCCCGGACGAGAGACGCCTCCCCCATGCTCGAAGAGATCCCCCTCAGCAAGCCCGACATCACCGAGCGCGAGATCGAGCGCGTCGTCGCGACCATGCGCTCCGGGCGTCTCTCCATAGGCCCCATGCAGGAGCTCTTCGAGCGTCACATCGCCCAGCGCACCGGCCGACGCCACGCGATCGCCTGCTCTTCGGGCACGATGGGCCTGCACATGTCCCTGCTCGCGCTCGGCATCGGCCCGGGTGACGAGGTCATCACCACGCCCTTCTCGTTCATCGCGAGCGCCAACTGCATCCTGTATGTCGGCGCCAGGCCCGTCTTCGTCGACATCGACCCGCGCTCGCTCAACATGGACCCCGAGCGCGTCGAGGCCGCCATCACCCGGCGCACCAAGGCCATCCTCGCCGTCGAGACCTTCGGCAACCCGGCCCACATGGACGCCTACCGCGCCATCGCCGCCCGCCACGAGATCCCCCTCATCGAAGACTGCTGCGAGGGACTCGGCGGCGCCTGGAAGGACCGGCCCGTCGGCGCCTTCGGGCGCGTCGGCGTCTTCGGCTTTTATCCCAACAAGCAGATCACCACCGGCGAGGGCGGCATGGTCGTCACCGACGACGACCGCGTCGCCGACATCTGCCGCTCGCTGCGCAACCAGGGGCGCGCCGTCAACATGACCGGCAGCGCCACGGGCGCGTGGCTCTGCCACGAACGACTCGGCTACAACTACCGCCTCCCCGAGATCAACTGCGCGCTGGGCGTCGCCCAGATGGAGCGCTTCGACGAGATCATGGCCATGCGCGACCGCGTGGCCAACCGATACATCGAGCGCCTCATCGGCGTCACCGACCTGATGCTCCCCACCATCGAGCCCAGCTCACGCATGAGCTGGTTCGTCTTCGTCGTGCGTCTGCGCGCCGACTACACGCGCGAGGAGCGAGACCGCATCATCGCCGGCATGCGCCGCCACGATGTCGGCGCGTCGGACTACTTCCCCTGCATTCATCTGCAGCCCTTCTACCGCCAGATGTTCGGCCACCACCCCGGCGAGTTCCCCATCGCCGAGTCCGTCAGCCAGCGCACCATCGCGCTGCCCTTCCACAACCGCCTCGCCGAGCACGAGCAGGACTTCGTGGTGCAGACCCTCGAACTCATGCTGAGCCGCGAGAACATCAAGCGGTCGTGAGGGGAAGGGAGCGGGGAACGGGCAGCAGAAAAGGCAGGAGACGGGAGCGGGCGAGAGCGCGAGCTCAGCGCCGCCGTCGCACGCCGACGCTCAGGCCCCCGAGCAGAATCAACGCTGTCGGTCCCGGCGCGGGGATCGCCGCGGCCAGCCGCAGCGAGACATAGGTGCCGGTCGGACCTGAAGAACGAAGGTGCATACCCAGCTCGCCCCATTCCGTTGGCATATGGCTCTTGCCACCGAAATACAGCCGCCGTTGCTGGAGCTCCTGGACCTCGCTGTTCCAGCCCTCGGTCCACTCCGCGCCCCCGCCCGCCGAGTCCAGCAGGCCCCACGGGCTCTGCGTCTGCGCGTAGGCGCCAACATCCAGCGGCCGCAGCTGCCCCTCGGGCCACTGGAACCCGTCGCGACCCGCGTTCGTCTCCCCGCCCAGCGCCGGGTCGCCGGGGACCGGCGCATCATCCGAGCCGTGGCCGTACAGCCAGTAGCCGCCCTGACCCTCGCCGTGGCGGTTGGGGTCGTAGTAGGTCGCCTTGGTCAGCTCGTCCTCCGAGGGGATCCAGAACCGCGAGCCCGGAGAACGCGTGTCCTGATCCGTCCAGTACGGCGCCCCCAGCGGGCCCACGGGGATGCGCACGAAGGTCGTGGTGTCGTACACGCCGGTCTCGAAGTCGGCGCTGGTGACCTCGCTCGGCCCCTTGGCCCCATGGTGCAGCCAGTTCACCATGCGCGCGAAGAACTGCCAGGTCGACGCGGCGGGCTGATTCGCGCGCGCCGCGTCGACGGTGTAGCGGGGCACGCCGCCGACGGGGCCGAGGTAGGTGATCGGGCTGTTCGCGCCGCCCGTGGTCGCGGACGCCGCCGTCATGTCTTGGCCGACGATGCCCGAGCGGAAGTTGGCGGGCATCACCGGCGCGTAGGCGTTGAGGAAGCCGAGGTACTGACCCCAGGTGACCTCGGTGGTGGAGACCCGGTACTCGTAGTCAACACGCCCCACCGTGCGCGAGCCGAAGGTGACGGGCGCGTTGCCGGCATCGCCGATGGTGCTGAAGGTGTAGCCGTGCTCCTGCGTGAAGCGCAGGTGCTGGTTGTTGTGCACGCCTTGCGCAACGACGAATGACGCACACGCGAGCACGCTCCCGACAGAAACACACGAACGGATCTTCACGGCGACGCTCCTCGGAACGGAGTGACTCGATCAACGCGGCCCCCGACGGGCGCGTCCTGTGCAGCCACAATCTACCGGAAACGCTGCCACATTGGAAGGTCTGAGAACCGGAAAGTCGGAGAAATCCGAGACCTCGCTATCCGGCCCCCTCTCCTGTTCGGCGCAGCCGAATGGGAGAGGGCTGGGGTGAGGGCTACCCCTTCTTCGGGCTTCGCTCCTCAACCTCTGTCTTTCTCTTCTCTTCTCTTCTCTTCTCTTCTCTTCGGCGCACCGGGGCATTCCTGACCCGGGCTCTTTCTCTACCGTGGCTCGATCCCGCGCATGCATCATCATCTCAGCGGAATGCACGACGAACCGTGGCGCGGCCTGCGGCCGTACCACGCCACCGTTGAGGAAAGTTGACACCACACGCCGGGCGTCTCCGCGTTGAACCTCTTACACCGTCGCCGCGCGCTGCTCGAGGGTCACCAGGTCGTCGCCGATCTCGCTGATCGCGCGGAACATGTCGCGGGCGGCGGCCACCATCGCGTCGCGTTCCACCTCGCTCACCGTCATCGCGTCGAACTCTTCCTTGTACACAGCCCACAGCGTCTTCTGGTTCTCGCCGTAGGGGTCGTAGTAGCGCGTGCCGGCGTCGCTCTCGAAGGCGTAGGTCTGGCGGATCGCCTTCGCGATGAACCGGCCCCCGTTGGTGCTGCCCTCGAGGACATAGTGCATGCCCAGCAGCGCCATCGGCTGCTCGGCGCGCGCCATCTCGATGGTGGTCATCAGGCGTTTGGCCGCCGGGAGGGGAGAGACCGTGCCGATGTCGACGCCCAGCGTGCGCAGGTCCTGCTCCAGACGCTCCTGCTGGAAGCGCCCGTCCTGGATGATGCGCCCGACCGAGGGCTTCGAGGTGCGCAGCTCGCGCAGCGCGCTCTCGAGCGCGCGGTGCACACACAGCAGCTGCCCCAGCAGCGACGCGTACATCTCGCGCGACAGCTTGCCCTGGATCAGCCCGCGCTGGATCGGGTGCCCCTCGGCGTGCTTGTGCAGCTCCCAGGTGGAGTCCTTCAGGTGCTCGGTCAGCGTGCTCGTCATCGCGTGTGTCGCTCTCTCGTCGTGCATGGGAAATCGGTTCGCCCCCGCGGCGTCCCGGACTCTATCGCGCCGCCCAGAGCGCGATCACCCCGGGGATGATCAGCCACAGCAGGCCCTTGATGAAAAAGAACAGGAACCCGGCGACGCCGAACCGCGCGATCAGGCGCTTCCAGCGCGGGCCGGCGCCCGGGGCCGGCTCGGGCGTGGGATCCGGGTTGCTGGCCGCGTCGACAGACAGGACATTGTTGAGACTCATTCTCATCTACTCCAGAATAGACCCCGCCCCGTGGGGCGTCGAGCAGAACGGCGCAATCCCCCGGCCCTCCATGACATCCCGGCGCGGCACGCCTTCACTGCGATCCCCGTGAACCTCTCCGTCGAGCCCAACCCGCATGTCCCCTACCGCCTCGTCATCGAGGCGAACGACTACCTCGTCGTCGACAAGCCGGCCGGCGTCTCCACCCAGCCGGGCAAGGGCACCCTCACGAACTCGCTCCTCAACGGCGTTTTTCATCGCTTCGGCGCCCGCCTCCAGAACCTGGGCGAGTCGCGCGATTTCGGCCTGCTGCACCGTCTCGACAAGGACGCGTCGGGGCTCGTCCTCATCGCGCTGACCATCGACGCCTACCACGCGCTGCGGGGCCAGTTCGAGCGCCGCACGATGGAAAAACGCTACTGGGCGCTGGTCGACGCCCGCCCCACCAAGCCCGCCGGCGTGGTCCGCAAGCCCATTCTCGAGGTCCAGGCGCGCGAGAAAACCGCGAAGATCCACCCGGCAGGCAAGCCCGCCGCGACGGCGTACCGCGTGATCGACTCCTCGCGCACCGCCTCGCTGCTGGAGTGCCGCATCGGGCCGGGGCGTCTGCACCAGATCCGCGTGCACCTGGCGTCGATCAAGTGCCCCATCCTCGGGGACCGTCGCTATGCGCCGCCGATCATCGCCGAGCGCGCGCGCCGGCTGGCCCTGCACGCGTTCCTCCTCGGCTTCGACGACCCGACCACAGGGGAACGCGTAGTGGCGACCTCGCCCTGGCCCAACGACCTCAGGAACGCCCTCCGGGCCGCCAAACTCAAGACGCCCAAGGCGGATCTGGAGCCGAACTCCACCCGATTGGTCGAACCGACCGATGAGGAGAGCCGAACAGAATCCGGGGGCGACGCCGACGAGCAAGCGGCCCGCCCTCCAACGCCCTGAAGGACACGGCCGGCGCGGACGCCGCCGCAGGGCAGACCGCTTGTGGCCGCAATGGAAGGCAAGGGAGGCCGGCCATGCTCATTCTCGTCTGGACGCTCGCCGGGGTCGCGATCCTCGCCGCTGTCTGGTCAATCGTCTCAGCGGTTCGCGCCGCGCGCTCGCGATCCACAAAGATCACGCCCCTGGGCGCCTCGCTCGAGGGCGCGTCGGGCGATCGAATCCCCTTCCGCGACGAGATCACCCCCGCCGGCGTCGGCCTTCTCCCCGAGAACCCGCCCCCCGGCTCTCCCGTGCTGTCCGACTCGCTCCACGGCGAGCCCGTCGAGCCGTGGACCGGGCCCCAGCTCGACTCACTCCTCGACGAGTCTGACGCCGCCAGGCAGGGCTGGCCACGGCGTGTGATGACGCCCAACGGACCGATGGAGCTGACCTCGCCGCCCTTCAAGCTGCGCAACTCCATCATGACCTGGCGCGAGCGCGCGTACGCGCGAGCGATCACGGCGCGCATGCCCTCGGGATATGTCCTCTGCCCCCAGCTCCGCCTCGACACGCTGCTCGTGCCCACGCGCCCCGACGAGCGCCCGGCCGACGACTGGCGCACCTGGCGCCAGCGCGTGCGCGTCCGCGCCATCGACTTCGTCGTCTGCCGCCTGCCCGACTGGGCGCCGGTGCTCGCGATCGAGATCGACCGCGGCAGCCCCGAAGCAACGCGCGACACGCAGGACAAGATGACCGTCGAAACCCTCGCCGAGGTCGGCCTCGCGCTCGTGCGCTGCTCGGGCTCGCCCGAGAAGGACTGGCCGATGATCGAGCCCTACGTCCCCGAGTTCGACGACATCGACGAGATGCCCCCCGGCGCCAGTCTCGACGACCGCCCGGCCGAGAGCGCGTGAGCGTCAGCGAACGCCGAGGATCCAGCCCTCGAGCGTGGCGGCGATCCGTCGGCTTTCGTTCGAGATCGAGCGCGAGGGCGACAGCATCTCGCAGACATCATCATCACTCGCGTCGAGCACAGCATCGCGCGTCGCGATGACCTGGCGCGCATCGTGGATGTGATGGTTGACGCCCGCCGCGCGATCGTTGAACAGCGACGGATAGATCTCGGTGAACACGATTGCATCCGAAGCGAGCGTCGATCGCATCTCGTCGCCCCATCCCGTCTCAAACGGCCAGATTCTGGCGCGCGAAGCGATCTCCTCGTCGCGAAGCAGCCGCCCGATCGTGGCGAGCCCGAGCAGCGACTGGCTCCCCACGCTCCCTGCGCCCAGCAATTGCCATGCGCTCTTCGGCGACGCCCCCGCCGCGCGGCGCTGATGCTCCTCGACGACCCGGTACTCCCCGACCAACCGACCGAGCGGTTTCGTGGGCCTCATCGACCCGTTCGCCCGTGCGGGCGGACACCCCCAGAACGGCCCGTCGCCCCCGAACTTCGCGGCCAGTTCCTCGTTCAGCTCTCCCGCGATCGCGAAGCGGTTCGAGCGGTTCCGCGCATCATCGCTGATGCGACTCGCGAGCATCTCGCACAGCGCACGCCCGCTCGGCATCGTCGGCCCGCCGGTGTGGGAGGGGTATCCGAACGGAAAGTCGAAGCCGACGAGCGTGCGCACTGTCTCTTCGCGCAGCCTCTCGAGCAGCCATGTTTCCGATGCATGCCGC
This Phycisphaeraceae bacterium DNA region includes the following protein-coding sequences:
- a CDS encoding DegT/DnrJ/EryC1/StrS family aminotransferase — its product is MLEEIPLSKPDITEREIERVVATMRSGRLSIGPMQELFERHIAQRTGRRHAIACSSGTMGLHMSLLALGIGPGDEVITTPFSFIASANCILYVGARPVFVDIDPRSLNMDPERVEAAITRRTKAILAVETFGNPAHMDAYRAIAARHEIPLIEDCCEGLGGAWKDRPVGAFGRVGVFGFYPNKQITTGEGGMVVTDDDRVADICRSLRNQGRAVNMTGSATGAWLCHERLGYNYRLPEINCALGVAQMERFDEIMAMRDRVANRYIERLIGVTDLMLPTIEPSSRMSWFVFVVRLRADYTREERDRIIAGMRRHDVGASDYFPCIHLQPFYRQMFGHHPGEFPIAESVSQRTIALPFHNRLAEHEQDFVVQTLELMLSRENIKRS
- a CDS encoding biliverdin-producing heme oxygenase, which encodes MTSTLTEHLKDSTWELHKHAEGHPIQRGLIQGKLSREMYASLLGQLLCVHRALESALRELRTSKPSVGRIIQDGRFQQERLEQDLRTLGVDIGTVSPLPAAKRLMTTIEMARAEQPMALLGMHYVLEGSTNGGRFIAKAIRQTYAFESDAGTRYYDPYGENQKTLWAVYKEEFDAMTVSEVERDAMVAAARDMFRAISEIGDDLVTLEQRAATV
- a CDS encoding RNA pseudouridine synthase, which gives rise to MNLSVEPNPHVPYRLVIEANDYLVVDKPAGVSTQPGKGTLTNSLLNGVFHRFGARLQNLGESRDFGLLHRLDKDASGLVLIALTIDAYHALRGQFERRTMEKRYWALVDARPTKPAGVVRKPILEVQAREKTAKIHPAGKPAATAYRVIDSSRTASLLECRIGPGRLHQIRVHLASIKCPILGDRRYAPPIIAERARRLALHAFLLGFDDPTTGERVVATSPWPNDLRNALRAAKLKTPKADLEPNSTRLVEPTDEESRTESGGDADEQAARPPTP
- a CDS encoding DUF2726 domain-containing protein; this encodes MLILVWTLAGVAILAAVWSIVSAVRAARSRSTKITPLGASLEGASGDRIPFRDEITPAGVGLLPENPPPGSPVLSDSLHGEPVEPWTGPQLDSLLDESDAARQGWPRRVMTPNGPMELTSPPFKLRNSIMTWRERAYARAITARMPSGYVLCPQLRLDTLLVPTRPDERPADDWRTWRQRVRVRAIDFVVCRLPDWAPVLAIEIDRGSPEATRDTQDKMTVETLAEVGLALVRCSGSPEKDWPMIEPYVPEFDDIDEMPPGASLDDRPAESA